A genome region from Micromonospora inyonensis includes the following:
- a CDS encoding right-handed parallel beta-helix repeat-containing protein, with the protein MTTSVLSVSARDTGCLTDISRALESAAPGDTVAVRPGVYREAPLFRRNVVLVAEDGPGTVTIEVPPGGAILAAGGEILIQDIAIRGSDERMPLLQVAAGRVRLEACTVDATAAAAIHVRGGTVEMRGGTISNSGGAGVVHEAGAGEYTRVRMSGIAKCAIMTAGSSAPVFRNCTFTGIGEAALLAVGASAPRLEDCRIDEVGQYAVVAQQTARPYLTGTTVAGGEVGLLVSDRATPVLERCEIQDARVHAVVTMGQAAPALSDTRVIRARGHGLDCRDISAPQLTNCEVRDCGAAGVVVNGTATPHLTGGTVADCADAGVFLTGRSKARLNGVVVRDVPIGVAIEQEADPHLHGLTIEGVRYGLHATGGAGRFSNGQVTGARTAGAKLADGATTVLSNSRITGCRVGVEVAGNARPTLSSMAVEESGGAGVRTGGPSTATLSRSRISGSRGPGIRAGAGSSVTATDCEIVGNQGPGVVVETDAPVRLHGGVVRGNGGVAVDAPSPTAAVELSGVDTGHNGRPVSLPPLGAGRPDAPVADAPKSAPAPTGGTGSDVTPPGKLTGSRPSGPAPSDVGSPAPAVPAGGGSGPGDGPPSGGATGGGGEPEGPVAALLRELDGLVGLAGVKHEVATLVGLNQIAKRRREAGLHVPPMSRHLVFAGPPGTGKTTVARIFARILATLGVLATGQLVEVSRSDLVAEHVGGTAVKTTARFEEALGGVLFIDEAYTLSAGGGGGHDFGREAIDTLVKLMEDHRDEVVVVVAGYTPNMRTFLAANPGLESRFARTIQFDSYSDDELAEIVERLCRAHHYALEYETRQALVRHFSDMPRNETFGNARVARQVFEDMLGRQAYRLSNNPQAPDLELARLLPEDLGEQAAAPSAAAGVAQVVQDLLGKLNAMVGLDAVKREVTDVIDLIASTEARTRAGLPAPTISRHLVFAGAPGTGKTSVARLYGQLLNAMGVLRTGQLVEVSRADLVGEYVGHTAVKTTDVFNRARGGVLFIDEAYALAGQGNDFGREAIDTLVKLMEDHRDDIVVIAAGYTGDMRRFLANNVGLASRFSRQVPFESYTASELVSIVQTLARDSGFDFSNDCLPVLSEHFDSLTRDETFGNGRYARQLLERTITKQANRLRRATAPTVDDMRQLYAADVRAALAA; encoded by the coding sequence GTGACCACCAGCGTGCTGTCGGTGTCGGCCAGGGACACCGGATGCCTCACCGACATCTCCCGGGCACTGGAGTCGGCGGCGCCCGGCGACACCGTCGCGGTACGCCCTGGCGTGTACCGCGAGGCGCCACTGTTCCGCCGGAACGTCGTCCTGGTCGCCGAGGACGGACCGGGCACCGTCACCATCGAGGTGCCCCCGGGCGGGGCCATCCTGGCCGCCGGGGGCGAGATCCTGATCCAGGACATCGCCATCCGTGGCAGCGACGAGCGGATGCCGCTGCTCCAGGTGGCGGCCGGCCGGGTCCGTCTGGAGGCGTGCACCGTCGACGCCACGGCGGCGGCCGCGATCCACGTGCGCGGGGGCACCGTGGAGATGCGCGGCGGCACGATCAGCAACTCCGGCGGGGCCGGCGTCGTCCACGAGGCCGGCGCGGGCGAGTACACCCGCGTACGGATGAGCGGCATCGCCAAGTGCGCGATCATGACGGCCGGGTCGAGCGCCCCGGTGTTCCGGAACTGCACGTTCACCGGGATCGGGGAGGCGGCGCTCCTGGCCGTGGGCGCCAGCGCCCCGCGCCTGGAGGACTGCCGCATCGACGAGGTCGGCCAGTACGCCGTCGTCGCGCAGCAGACCGCCCGGCCGTACCTGACCGGGACCACGGTGGCCGGCGGCGAGGTCGGGCTGCTCGTCAGCGACCGGGCGACCCCGGTGCTGGAGCGCTGCGAGATCCAGGACGCCCGGGTGCACGCCGTGGTGACCATGGGGCAGGCCGCGCCCGCGCTCTCCGACACGCGCGTCATCCGGGCCCGGGGCCACGGCCTCGACTGCCGGGACATCTCCGCGCCGCAGCTGACCAACTGCGAGGTGCGTGACTGCGGCGCGGCCGGGGTGGTGGTCAACGGCACGGCGACGCCGCACCTCACCGGGGGTACCGTGGCGGACTGCGCCGACGCCGGGGTGTTCCTGACCGGCCGGTCGAAGGCGCGGCTGAACGGTGTAGTGGTTCGCGACGTCCCCATCGGCGTGGCGATCGAGCAGGAAGCCGACCCGCACCTGCACGGCCTGACCATCGAGGGCGTCCGCTACGGCCTGCACGCGACCGGCGGAGCCGGCCGGTTCTCCAACGGTCAGGTCACCGGGGCGCGGACCGCCGGGGCGAAGCTCGCCGACGGCGCGACCACCGTGCTGTCCAACTCCCGGATCACCGGCTGCCGGGTCGGCGTGGAGGTGGCCGGGAACGCCCGGCCCACCCTGTCCTCGATGGCCGTGGAGGAGTCGGGTGGGGCGGGCGTGCGCACCGGCGGCCCCAGCACGGCCACCCTGTCCCGCAGCCGGATCAGCGGCAGTCGCGGCCCGGGGATCCGGGCCGGCGCCGGCAGCTCCGTCACCGCCACGGACTGCGAGATCGTCGGCAACCAGGGGCCGGGTGTCGTGGTGGAGACCGACGCACCGGTGCGGCTCCACGGCGGCGTGGTGCGTGGCAACGGCGGCGTCGCCGTGGACGCGCCGAGCCCGACCGCCGCGGTCGAGTTGTCCGGAGTGGACACCGGCCACAACGGACGCCCGGTCTCCCTCCCGCCGCTCGGGGCCGGGCGGCCGGACGCACCGGTGGCCGACGCCCCGAAGTCCGCTCCCGCCCCGACCGGAGGCACCGGCTCGGACGTCACCCCGCCCGGGAAGCTGACCGGGTCCCGCCCGTCGGGCCCCGCGCCGTCCGACGTCGGATCACCCGCTCCGGCGGTGCCCGCCGGCGGCGGCTCCGGCCCCGGTGACGGGCCGCCGAGTGGCGGCGCGACGGGCGGCGGCGGGGAACCGGAGGGGCCGGTGGCCGCGCTGCTGCGCGAACTGGACGGACTGGTCGGCCTGGCCGGCGTCAAGCACGAGGTGGCCACCCTGGTCGGGCTCAACCAGATCGCCAAGCGTCGCCGGGAGGCCGGGCTGCACGTACCGCCCATGTCCCGGCACCTGGTCTTCGCCGGGCCGCCCGGCACCGGTAAGACCACCGTGGCCCGCATCTTCGCCCGGATCCTGGCCACCCTCGGGGTGCTCGCCACCGGGCAACTGGTCGAGGTGTCCCGTAGCGACCTGGTCGCCGAGCACGTCGGCGGCACCGCCGTGAAGACCACCGCCCGGTTCGAGGAGGCCCTGGGCGGGGTGCTGTTCATCGACGAGGCGTACACGCTCTCGGCCGGCGGGGGCGGTGGCCACGACTTCGGCCGGGAAGCCATCGACACCCTGGTCAAGCTGATGGAGGACCACCGGGACGAGGTGGTCGTGGTGGTCGCCGGCTACACCCCGAACATGCGTACCTTCCTGGCCGCCAACCCGGGTCTGGAGTCCCGTTTCGCCCGTACCATCCAGTTCGACAGCTACTCGGACGACGAACTCGCCGAGATCGTCGAGCGGCTCTGCCGTGCCCACCACTACGCGCTGGAGTACGAGACGCGGCAGGCCCTGGTGCGTCACTTCAGCGACATGCCCCGCAACGAGACCTTCGGCAACGCCCGCGTGGCGCGCCAGGTCTTCGAGGACATGCTGGGGCGTCAGGCGTACCGGCTGTCGAACAACCCGCAGGCCCCGGACCTCGAACTGGCCCGGCTGCTGCCGGAGGACCTGGGCGAGCAGGCGGCTGCGCCGTCGGCGGCGGCCGGCGTGGCGCAGGTCGTCCAGGACCTGCTCGGGAAGCTGAACGCGATGGTCGGCCTGGACGCGGTCAAGCGCGAGGTGACCGACGTCATCGACCTGATCGCCTCCACCGAGGCCCGGACCCGGGCCGGCCTGCCCGCCCCGACGATCTCCCGGCACCTGGTCTTCGCCGGGGCGCCGGGCACCGGCAAGACCAGCGTGGCCCGACTGTACGGGCAGCTGCTCAACGCGATGGGTGTGCTGCGCACCGGGCAGCTCGTCGAGGTGTCCCGGGCCGACCTGGTCGGCGAGTACGTCGGGCACACCGCCGTCAAGACCACCGACGTGTTCAACCGGGCGCGCGGCGGCGTGCTCTTCATCGACGAGGCGTACGCGCTGGCCGGCCAGGGCAACGACTTCGGCCGGGAGGCCATCGACACGCTGGTGAAGCTGATGGAGGACCACCGGGACGACATCGTGGTGATCGCGGCCGGGTACACCGGGGACATGCGCCGGTTCCTGGCCAACAACGTTGGCCTGGCCTCCCGGTTCAGCCGGCAGGTCCCGTTCGAGTCGTACACCGCCTCGGAACTGGTGTCCATCGTGCAGACGCTGGCCCGCGACAGCGGCTTCGACTTCAGCAACGACTGCCTCCCGGTGCTGTCGGAGCACTTCGACAGCCTGACCCGGGACGAGACCTTCGGCAACGGCCGGTACGCCCGCCAGCTGCTCGAACGCACCATCACCAAGCAGGCCAACCGGCTGCGCCGCGCGACCGCACCGACGGTCGACGACATGCGCCAGCTGTACGCGGCCGACGTACGGGCAGCCCTGGCCGCCTGA
- a CDS encoding glycosyltransferase family 2 protein: MEDTDFPTVGIGVTTHNRGAVLRTALEAIRKYAPSGAAIVVVDDASDEPVEEATFRFDTNAGIARAKNKCLELLVERGCTHLFLFDDDCWPIVDGWERPYIESAEPHLMYMFTDTPLGRLSDAVEIYRDAEIRAYTHPRGCMLYFDRRVLDRVGGYDTRYGRWGYEHLDLSNRIYNAGLTSFRFADVVGSGDLIFSCDERTRVGSSVSDFERFTLVRNLKARSEASYTSTEYREFRTVPVGAAATRNVVLTTYLTAQPDPQRGVTWTPNYADLAELRSSVERHGQRLVVLHDCFDDEPDTDLVTHVRVTPGGDGGSPYFQRWLCCWRYLREHPEIEQVWCVDGTDVEMLRDPFPEMDDRLYVGDEPAPLCIPWMVYQHGGSAKLVQFLSDNRGAQLLNCGLVGGRRETVLEFCRDMFEFCVTNAREAGPLDMGPFNYVARTWYAGMIVNGRQVCTEFRKEDRSSTESWWRHK, from the coding sequence ATGGAGGATACGGACTTCCCGACGGTGGGCATCGGGGTCACGACGCACAACCGGGGTGCCGTGCTGCGTACCGCCCTGGAGGCGATCCGCAAGTACGCGCCGAGCGGCGCCGCGATCGTCGTGGTCGACGACGCCAGCGACGAGCCGGTGGAGGAGGCGACGTTCCGTTTCGACACCAACGCCGGTATCGCCCGGGCCAAGAACAAGTGCCTGGAGCTGCTGGTGGAGCGGGGCTGCACGCACCTGTTCCTGTTCGACGACGACTGCTGGCCGATCGTGGACGGCTGGGAACGGCCGTACATCGAGAGTGCCGAGCCGCATCTGATGTACATGTTCACCGACACCCCACTCGGTCGCCTGTCCGACGCGGTGGAGATCTACCGGGACGCGGAGATCCGGGCGTACACCCATCCGCGTGGCTGCATGCTCTACTTCGACCGGCGCGTGCTGGACCGGGTGGGCGGGTACGACACCCGGTACGGCCGGTGGGGATACGAGCACCTGGACCTCTCCAACCGGATCTACAACGCCGGCCTGACCTCGTTCCGGTTCGCCGACGTGGTCGGCAGCGGAGACCTCATCTTCAGTTGCGACGAACGCACCAGGGTCGGCTCCAGCGTGTCCGACTTCGAGCGCTTCACCCTGGTGCGCAATCTCAAGGCCCGGTCGGAGGCCAGCTACACCTCGACCGAGTACCGCGAGTTCCGTACCGTCCCGGTCGGTGCGGCGGCGACGCGGAACGTGGTGCTGACCACGTACCTCACCGCGCAGCCCGACCCGCAGCGCGGTGTCACCTGGACGCCGAACTACGCCGACCTGGCCGAGTTGCGCAGCTCGGTCGAGCGGCACGGGCAGCGGCTGGTGGTGCTGCACGACTGTTTCGACGACGAGCCGGACACCGACCTGGTCACGCACGTGCGGGTGACGCCGGGCGGGGATGGCGGCTCGCCGTACTTCCAACGCTGGCTGTGCTGCTGGCGGTACCTGCGTGAGCACCCCGAGATCGAGCAGGTGTGGTGCGTCGACGGCACCGACGTGGAGATGCTGCGCGATCCGTTCCCGGAGATGGACGATCGGCTGTACGTGGGCGACGAACCGGCGCCGCTGTGCATCCCGTGGATGGTGTACCAGCACGGCGGCAGTGCCAAACTGGTGCAGTTCCTGTCCGACAACCGGGGTGCCCAGTTGCTCAACTGCGGGCTCGTCGGCGGCCGGCGGGAGACGGTGCTGGAGTTCTGCCGGGACATGTTCGAGTTCTGCGTCACCAATGCCCGGGAGGCCGGCCCACTCGACATGGGGCCGTTCAACTATGTGGCCCGCACCTGGTATGCAGGGATGATCGTGAACGGCCGCCAGGTCTGTACGGAGTTTCGCAAGGAGGATCGGAGCAGCACCGAGTCGTGGTGGCGGCACAAATAG
- a CDS encoding sigma-70 family RNA polymerase sigma factor produces MGEQTQSRRQGSALESDSRLRELMDTYQQPLLRYAQRLTDGDTGRAEDVVQEAFLRAWRHLDQLTADRGSVLGWLRRVVHNLVMDGYRMKKARPTEVDIENAAEVSTADPMAGVVDSLLVEQVLRGLWPEHRAALVETYLNGRTAAEISASLGVPVGTVKSRLHYALRAARKATTGHVLCAA; encoded by the coding sequence ATGGGTGAACAGACACAGAGCAGGCGACAGGGCAGCGCGCTGGAGAGCGATTCCCGCCTCCGCGAACTGATGGACACCTACCAGCAGCCGCTGCTGCGCTACGCGCAGCGACTGACCGACGGCGACACCGGACGCGCCGAGGACGTGGTGCAGGAGGCGTTCCTGCGGGCGTGGCGGCACCTGGACCAGCTCACCGCCGACCGCGGGTCGGTGCTGGGCTGGCTGCGCCGGGTGGTGCACAACCTGGTGATGGACGGGTACCGCATGAAGAAGGCCCGGCCGACCGAGGTGGACATCGAGAACGCCGCCGAGGTGTCGACGGCGGACCCGATGGCCGGCGTGGTGGACTCCCTGCTGGTCGAGCAGGTGCTGCGTGGGCTGTGGCCGGAGCACCGGGCCGCGCTGGTGGAGACGTACCTGAACGGCCGGACCGCGGCCGAGATCAGCGCGTCGCTCGGGGTGCCGGTCGGCACGGTCAAGAGCCGGTTGCACTACGCGCTGCGGGCGGCCCGCAAGGCGACGACGGGTCACGTGCTCTGCGCCGCATGA
- a CDS encoding sensor histidine kinase: protein MRHSTQHTDGPSPGTPEDVVRVIDAVHGLPGRPLPGVQAEALARALGGCLGATTVTVALWLPLPTDHDTDAAAEHTVEEYHWPAADAEAAATGTGATPMRLCDGEQVLADLVVEPPAAADRLRRWPELHAVTRLLVSDIQAQLITAGAERLIGESTLLLADTRLRAAGEMEHQRYQLERDLHDGAQHHMVALQMSLAMVEHQLDAGNAAEAGQHLDRLRELLASTEEVLHTTATGLLAPLTDHGLVAALTTRLEALDTVTLDIDPELIGYRYLPEVEAAVYLACLEAVSNAHKHAPGAAVTLTLRTSRRGLSFEVDDTGPGFDTEGRMPLRQLAARLASVDGTLTVRSSPTTGTRISGLVAI from the coding sequence ATGCGCCACTCGACGCAGCACACCGACGGGCCGTCCCCGGGCACACCGGAAGACGTGGTCCGGGTGATCGACGCGGTGCACGGCCTGCCGGGTCGTCCCCTGCCGGGAGTGCAGGCCGAAGCCCTGGCCCGGGCGCTGGGCGGATGCCTGGGGGCCACCACGGTCACCGTCGCCCTGTGGCTGCCCCTGCCGACGGACCACGACACCGACGCGGCGGCCGAACACACCGTCGAGGAGTATCACTGGCCGGCCGCCGACGCCGAGGCGGCGGCAACCGGGACCGGTGCGACGCCGATGCGGCTGTGCGACGGCGAGCAGGTCCTGGCCGACCTCGTGGTCGAACCGCCGGCAGCGGCCGATCGGCTGCGCCGGTGGCCCGAGCTGCACGCGGTGACCCGCCTGCTGGTCAGCGACATCCAGGCCCAGTTGATCACCGCTGGCGCCGAACGGCTGATCGGTGAGAGCACCCTGCTGCTGGCCGACACCCGGCTGCGGGCCGCGGGCGAGATGGAACACCAGCGGTACCAGCTGGAGCGCGACCTGCACGACGGCGCCCAGCACCACATGGTCGCGTTGCAGATGTCGCTGGCAATGGTGGAGCACCAGCTCGACGCCGGCAACGCCGCCGAGGCGGGCCAGCACCTCGACCGGCTGCGTGAGCTGCTGGCCAGCACCGAGGAGGTGCTGCACACCACCGCCACCGGCCTGCTGGCACCGTTGACCGACCACGGTCTGGTGGCCGCGTTGACGACCCGGCTGGAGGCGCTCGACACCGTCACCCTGGACATCGACCCGGAACTGATCGGTTACCGGTACCTGCCCGAGGTGGAGGCCGCCGTCTACCTGGCCTGCCTGGAGGCGGTCAGCAACGCGCACAAGCACGCCCCGGGCGCCGCGGTGACGTTGACGCTACGTACCTCCCGCCGGGGCCTCAGCTTCGAGGTGGACGACACCGGGCCGGGTTTCGACACCGAGGGCCGGATGCCGCTGCGCCAGCTCGCCGCCCGCCTCGCCTCGGTCGACGGCACGCTGACGGTGCGGTCGAGCCCGACCACCGGCACCCGGATCAGCGGGCTCGTGGCGATCTGA